A genomic region of Magnolia sinica isolate HGM2019 chromosome 6, MsV1, whole genome shotgun sequence contains the following coding sequences:
- the LOC131248184 gene encoding uncharacterized protein LOC131248184 — translation MASVSAALSITGGTHLKSCDVQLTKLNVFPHPSRLAFQRKSNHSRPSLSIRAQYSDGSRGGGGGDFLAGFLLGGAVFGTLAYIFAPQIRRSILNEDEYGFRRAKRPIYYDDGLEKTRQTLNAKISQLNSAIDNVSSRLRGGNNVPEEPTEIDSEVEATI, via the exons ATGGCGTCTGTTTCAGCTGCTCTATCCATCACAG GTGGTACTCATTTAAAATCTTGCGATGTTCAGTTGACTAAGCTCAATGTGTTTCCACACCCATCAAGACTTGCATTTCAACGGAAATCAAATCACTCAAGACCCAGTCTCTCCATTCGTGCACAATACAG TGATGGTTCTAGAGGTGGAGGAGGTGGTGATTTTCTTGCTGGCTTCCTTCTAGGAGGAGCAGTTTTTGGGACATTAGCATATATCTTTGCCCCACAG ATCAGGAGATCCATACTGAATGAAGACGAATATGGATTTCGGAGGGCTAAGCGACCTATATATTACGATGATGGTTTAGAG AAGACCCGACAGACACTGAATGCAAAGATAAGTCAACTGAATTCGGCAATCGACAATGTTTCTTCACGGTTGAGAGGTGGGAATAACGTACCTGAGGAGCCCACTGAAATCGATTCCGAAGTAGAAGctacaatatag
- the LOC131248185 gene encoding uncharacterized protein LOC131248185 — MEENGGSQPIMPILPRLDRLDSLMKCLEGKYNLSKWCDNPIWAVENRCRPLDLAVKEVYTKGSVLDRIASLENRFLQLSLEIEASCSAQRHGYEGQQGGLMSFHNFDGEDLTHGEDDQRRFHEIHLNMPDLKGKYKEEKIRVKCSTKLKYLLSGRRDGDGCRNDKRRSLKWQCKRWLGC; from the exons ATGGAAGAAAATGGAGGGTCTCAGCCCATCATGCCCATACTCCCTAGATTAGACCGTCTAGATTCTCTC ATGAAATGTTTAGAAGGGAAATACAATTTATCGAAATGGTGCGATAATCCAATCTGGGCTGTAGAGAATCGATGCAGGCCGTTGGATTTGGCGGTAAAAGAAGTCTACACCAAAGGGTCGGTGTTGGATCGAATTGCTTCACTAGAAAATCGATTCCTTCAG CTAAGCCTAGAGATTGAAGCAAGCTGCTCAGCTCAAAGGCATGGATATGAAGGCCAGCAAGGTGGTTTGATGTCCTTTCACAACTTTGATGGAGAAGATCTCACACATGGAGAGGATGATCAAAGGCGCTTTCATGAAATTCATCTTAATATGCCTGACTTGAAG GGGAAGTACAAAGAGGAGAAGATAAGGGTGAAGTGTTCGACTaagctaaagtatcttctctcaGGAAGGAGGGATGGCGATGGCTGTAGAAATGATAAAAGGAGGTCTCTCAAGTGGCAGTGCAAGAGATGGCTTGGCTGCTAG